The following proteins are co-located in the bacterium genome:
- a CDS encoding acetyl-CoA carboxylase carboxyltransferase subunit alpha has protein sequence MNGLWLDFERPIIELETKIAELEKLPGVDDEIERLRAQADRLRKKIYSNLTRWQRVQLARHPRRPYAADLMKLIFNDFIELHGDRRFSDDPAIIAGLAKLDAHSLILITQQKGRDTKEKIRRNFGSPHPEGYRKALRLLRFAGKFNLPVITFVDTPGAYPGKGAEERGQAMAIAENLLEFAAVRVPVIVTIIGEGGSGGALAIALGDRVLMLENAVYSVITPEGCASILWRDSSRNKEAAEVLKTTAQDLKRFNVIDEIVPEPVGGAHFDFETTARNIKKALARNLEELKKLAPDDLVKQRIDKYRQMGVYKT, from the coding sequence ATGAATGGTCTGTGGCTGGATTTTGAGCGCCCGATAATCGAACTGGAGACCAAGATCGCCGAGCTTGAAAAACTGCCGGGCGTCGATGATGAGATCGAGCGGCTCAGGGCTCAGGCCGACCGGTTGCGCAAAAAGATCTACTCCAACCTTACCCGCTGGCAACGCGTTCAGCTGGCAAGGCATCCAAGACGGCCCTATGCTGCTGACCTGATGAAGCTCATTTTCAACGATTTTATCGAACTTCACGGCGACCGCAGGTTCAGCGACGACCCCGCCATTATTGCCGGCTTGGCGAAGCTTGATGCGCACAGCCTGATCTTGATCACCCAGCAGAAGGGCAGGGATACCAAGGAGAAGATAAGGCGCAATTTTGGCAGCCCGCACCCCGAGGGGTATCGCAAGGCGCTGCGGCTTTTAAGGTTTGCCGGTAAATTCAACCTGCCCGTTATTACATTCGTGGACACGCCTGGCGCGTATCCGGGCAAAGGCGCGGAAGAGCGCGGACAGGCAATGGCGATCGCCGAGAACCTTCTGGAGTTCGCCGCGGTGCGCGTGCCCGTGATCGTTACGATCATCGGAGAAGGCGGTTCGGGCGGTGCTCTGGCCATTGCTCTTGGCGACCGTGTGCTGATGCTGGAGAACGCGGTCTACTCGGTCATTACGCCTGAAGGGTGCGCTTCGATCCTGTGGCGCGATTCGTCGCGCAACAAGGAGGCCGCCGAAGTGCTAAAGACCACGGCTCAGGACCTTAAACGATTCAATGTTATCGATGAGATCGTTCCGGAACCGGTCGGTGGTGCCCATTTTGATTTCGAGACCACCGCGCGCAACATTAAAAAGGCATTGGCGCGCAACCTGGAAGAATTGAAAAAACTGGCGCCGGATGATCTGGTCAAGCAAAGGATCGACAAATACCGTCAGATGGGAGTTTACAAGACCTAA
- a CDS encoding FlgD immunoglobulin-like domain containing protein encodes MVWNRYLLSMLGNCLAIAVASSNSDVVYAGGSSYSGYPWFFKSTDRGASWDTLAGLNGDSAIYALAVHPANPDIAYACKADGVFKSTNGGNTWTNTGLNNVNSIVIDPNAPDTVYAGTATGVYVSASGGGAWTQMNEGLGSPVVTDLGIDSDRNLYAGTYGSGMYCWLINTGAEETHPAYPCVVSQPYPNPARSNVRIDYIITRESMVAFGIYDIQGRHVRTLVRADRQAPGSYSAQWNGFDDNNQRVAAGVYFYKLSASNQAPIIKKLILVK; translated from the coding sequence GTGGTCTGGAACCGATACCTGCTTTCCATGCTTGGCAACTGCCTGGCGATCGCGGTCGCGTCATCCAATTCTGATGTCGTCTATGCCGGCGGTTCGTCGTACAGCGGTTACCCGTGGTTTTTCAAAAGCACGGACCGCGGTGCTTCCTGGGACACGCTCGCGGGATTGAACGGCGACAGCGCGATATACGCCCTGGCAGTCCACCCGGCCAATCCCGATATCGCCTACGCGTGCAAGGCAGACGGCGTTTTCAAGTCGACCAACGGCGGTAATACCTGGACGAACACGGGACTGAACAATGTCAATTCGATCGTGATCGATCCCAATGCTCCGGATACGGTATACGCCGGCACTGCGACCGGCGTTTATGTCAGCGCCTCGGGCGGCGGAGCGTGGACGCAGATGAATGAAGGCCTCGGTTCCCCGGTCGTAACCGACCTCGGGATCGACTCCGACCGCAACCTATACGCGGGCACATATGGCTCGGGCATGTACTGCTGGCTGATCAATACCGGCGCTGAAGAAACACATCCAGCCTACCCGTGCGTGGTATCGCAGCCCTACCCCAATCCCGCGCGAAGTAATGTCCGGATCGACTATATCATCACCCGGGAAAGTATGGTTGCGTTTGGTATCTACGATATCCAGGGCCGGCACGTGCGAACCCTGGTTCGCGCTGACCGGCAAGCCCCCGGTTCGTATTCGGCACAATGGAACGGTTTTGATGACAACAACCAGCGCGTCGCTGCGGGAGTTTATTTTTATAAACTATCAGCATCGAACCAGGCACCCATTATCAAGAAATTGATCCTGGTAAAATAA
- a CDS encoding deoxyribonuclease IV encodes MIRFGFHISIAQGFARVTARALERQCQTVQIFSRNPRGWKYNALNREDCAVFVKDLAQASIAPVFVHMPYLPNLAIPESKFHDRAADSLQEELRRAEIIGAGYVIMHAGSSVDLKAGIRQMISGINRVLETVRNKVAVLIENTAGRGNEIGHRFEHLAEITGGIKDRSRIGITLDTAHAFQAGYDLRSKNAVDRTLKEFDRVIGFEMLELVHFNDSRTALGSRHDRHWHIGKGEIGKGMGYIANHPGLNGKPFIMETPRMTLSDDLMNMAAAGKFVNRRAKP; translated from the coding sequence GTGATCCGTTTTGGTTTTCATATTTCGATCGCCCAGGGGTTTGCCCGCGTCACGGCACGCGCACTGGAGCGCCAGTGCCAAACGGTCCAGATCTTTTCACGCAACCCCCGGGGTTGGAAATATAATGCCCTGAACCGCGAAGATTGCGCGGTGTTTGTAAAGGACCTGGCGCAGGCATCGATAGCGCCGGTGTTCGTTCATATGCCGTACCTGCCGAATCTGGCGATCCCAGAATCGAAATTTCATGACCGCGCCGCTGACTCGCTGCAGGAAGAACTGCGCCGGGCTGAGATCATTGGAGCCGGATATGTTATCATGCATGCCGGATCGTCGGTCGACCTTAAAGCAGGGATCAGGCAGATGATTTCAGGCATAAACCGGGTTCTTGAAACGGTCAGGAACAAAGTAGCGGTACTGATCGAGAACACTGCCGGAAGGGGAAATGAGATCGGGCATCGGTTTGAACACCTTGCCGAGATCACCGGTGGCATCAAGGACCGTTCGCGCATCGGCATAACGCTGGACACGGCGCATGCCTTCCAAGCCGGATATGACCTGCGCTCGAAGAACGCCGTGGATCGCACATTGAAGGAATTCGACCGCGTGATCGGTTTTGAAATGCTCGAACTTGTCCATTTTAACGATTCCCGGACCGCGCTTGGGTCCCGCCATGACCGGCATTGGCATATCGGCAAGGGTGAGATCGGAAAAGGCATGGGCTATATCGCGAACCACCCGGGCCTGAACGGCAAACCGTTCATCATGGAAACTCCGCGCATGACTCTCAGCGATGACCTCATGAACATGGCAGCGGCAGGAAAATTTGTTAATAGGCGCGCGAAACCATGA
- a CDS encoding FlgD immunoglobulin-like domain containing protein, with amino-acid sequence MDSYYEDGGEITADPNNNSIFWSGGTYNNATAYVMSVSRTTDLGASWQRSNLTAGYGYTYSVAVCPGNSNVVYAAGCEGTAAAVYKTTSSGGTWFSSSTGLTGDTIHEITMHGSNPNILYAANAAGIFKSTNAGATWVNKSCPAARAVMIDRDDANIVYAGTDYGVFKSTNGGDSWSEMNTGLRDIRINTLGAYPGAYVFASTRDDGIYRWPMSPSVIEETSNRRHAILSASPNPTVSGTRISFQTASTGSVVFSIYDIQGRLVKSLVDGYLPAGFHTAAWSGTDEHNRRVAAGTYILSLRAGILVNSRSLVVSHE; translated from the coding sequence GTGGACAGTTATTATGAAGATGGCGGGGAGATAACGGCTGATCCCAACAATAATTCGATTTTCTGGAGCGGCGGCACATATAACAACGCCACGGCCTACGTCATGTCGGTTTCCAGGACCACTGATCTGGGCGCCAGCTGGCAGAGATCCAACCTTACCGCCGGATACGGCTATACATATTCCGTTGCCGTCTGTCCGGGAAATTCGAATGTCGTCTACGCTGCGGGCTGTGAGGGCACCGCGGCGGCCGTGTACAAAACCACCAGCAGCGGCGGGACATGGTTTTCTTCTTCGACCGGTTTGACCGGCGATACGATACATGAGATCACCATGCACGGTTCCAACCCCAATATATTATACGCCGCGAACGCCGCCGGCATATTCAAATCGACCAATGCCGGCGCGACCTGGGTCAACAAAAGCTGCCCGGCCGCGCGCGCGGTTATGATCGACCGCGATGACGCCAATATCGTCTACGCCGGCACGGATTACGGAGTGTTTAAAAGCACGAACGGCGGCGACAGCTGGAGCGAAATGAATACCGGCCTGCGCGATATCCGCATCAATACCCTGGGCGCGTATCCCGGCGCCTATGTTTTCGCAAGCACCCGGGACGACGGTATTTACCGCTGGCCCATGAGCCCGTCCGTGATCGAAGAAACCAGCAACCGTCGGCACGCGATCCTGAGCGCATCCCCGAATCCCACGGTATCCGGTACCAGGATAAGCTTCCAAACGGCGAGTACCGGGTCCGTCGTATTTTCAATATACGATATTCAGGGAAGGCTGGTTAAAAGCCTTGTTGACGGTTATCTACCGGCAGGGTTCCATACCGCAGCCTGGTCTGGAACTGATGAGCATAACCGCCGCGTCGCTGCCGGGACATATATCCTGAGCCTGCGCGCCGGGATCCTCGTAAACAGCCGGTCGCTGGTCGTCAGCCACGAGTAA
- a CDS encoding UvrD-helicase domain-containing protein, whose product MVLKKDTALKFPHLLVIDASAGSGKTHTLTQRYVQFILSRAVARHHSDLVNILAITFTNNTAREMKQRIIGWLKKCAFDTDSVEKQQTLDLITMESEQLVKKAGQALEMIIDRYSDFHVQTIDSFMNRILRSSADELGIPPDHDITDSYTKLVEETVNTMLSMTGIDIPYRAIDDFLELLNQFSSTYIWNPSSYIKKQFELFLKQEGKVLEEIQFPDQGQAKKRKYEELYGLYEQVKGFGYTEDDLYVDAVRSFEHKDHVRFDLNRFFKGYRAENAWIKYGAKRMLSSREGQELASRIRTAVSEITDIISLEQYASYGSLYRHFKTLLEKVKRRKALLHFDDINKKLVRYIDQGIIPDIYCRLGDRLYHFLLDEFQDTDRVQWQNAMLLLDEAFAKGGTLFAVGDLKQAIYQFRKADYRIMRHVIRCITGAEHEQCLSPSLTGSMELKSLDENHRSDGVILDYVDLLFKDRLKKQVGTELLPEDRTGLTGYRQRVEPAKAGLGYVRTVVIKETEEREEKQVLLDIVKDAGQRHALKDIAVLTYANWGVEEIVAWLTEARINAASYSSLSIKKRKIVMEIIGLLQFLDSPVDNLKFAEFITGDIFSRAVQGSHGKTATDRIRDMLVEKTLSGDDTYFYTWLREHDDFRGLWDLYFERLYKIVGYYPLYDLVIEVYRTFRVLENFPDETGFLVRFLEAIVTLEGQGMNDIKQFAELVAEEGQENILNIMLPDYLDAVKVMTFHKAKGLGFPVVVNLFSDKGGFSDCMYFDREGENLLVRYINKKMQEHSPRLTKVYYESTLDERIQELNVQYVALTRAKNELYNIVVRAIEDVSVDEPGGSAASEVKKEKEKGKRKTKAKAKVEELGPLDLFETCEYGKKAAAAGPKAALPPAQPVSVILPKRGGFEFTQYQEKGWTVGRRQDTGKGDLIHAVLAEIEYFDERTEKSLPDLVKDVLCRGPEKYDQSEFSNAIRIFLNMPGVKPWFENAEGRAVQREAEFVGPDGSLCRMDRVVIDRDSVTLIDFKTGDRGEKLGYYEKQLRDYGSLLKAVHAGKSIRLLLAFVDTGRVEEVA is encoded by the coding sequence ATGGTCCTAAAAAAAGATACGGCGCTCAAGTTCCCTCACTTGCTGGTCATCGACGCGTCGGCCGGTTCCGGCAAGACGCACACGCTGACCCAGCGGTATGTCCAGTTCATTTTGTCGCGCGCGGTCGCGCGGCATCACAGCGACCTGGTCAATATCCTGGCCATTACCTTCACCAACAACACCGCCCGGGAGATGAAGCAGCGGATCATCGGATGGCTGAAAAAGTGCGCCTTCGATACCGACAGCGTCGAAAAGCAGCAGACCCTCGACCTGATCACCATGGAGAGCGAACAGCTGGTGAAAAAGGCGGGACAGGCCCTGGAGATGATAATCGACCGTTATTCGGATTTTCATGTTCAGACGATCGACAGCTTCATGAACCGCATCCTGCGCAGCTCCGCTGACGAGCTCGGCATTCCGCCGGACCACGATATCACCGATTCCTATACCAAGCTCGTGGAGGAGACGGTCAATACCATGCTCTCCATGACCGGCATCGATATTCCGTACCGCGCGATCGATGATTTCCTCGAGCTCCTAAACCAGTTTTCCAGCACCTATATCTGGAATCCCTCCTCGTACATCAAGAAACAGTTCGAGTTATTCCTAAAACAGGAGGGCAAGGTTCTCGAAGAGATTCAGTTCCCGGACCAGGGGCAAGCAAAAAAAAGAAAATACGAAGAACTTTACGGGCTGTACGAACAGGTAAAAGGCTTCGGATATACGGAAGACGATCTTTACGTGGACGCGGTGCGCTCGTTTGAGCACAAAGACCATGTCCGGTTCGATCTGAACAGGTTTTTCAAGGGTTATCGCGCTGAGAACGCGTGGATCAAGTACGGGGCCAAGCGGATGTTATCCTCGCGCGAAGGGCAGGAACTTGCCAGCCGGATCCGGACCGCGGTCAGCGAAATAACCGATATCATTTCGCTTGAGCAGTATGCGTCCTACGGCAGCCTGTATCGCCATTTTAAAACTTTGCTGGAAAAAGTTAAGCGCCGGAAAGCACTGCTTCACTTTGACGATATCAACAAAAAGCTTGTCCGATATATCGACCAGGGTATTATCCCTGACATCTACTGCCGGCTCGGCGACCGGCTCTACCACTTCCTGCTTGATGAATTCCAGGATACCGACCGGGTCCAGTGGCAGAACGCGATGCTGCTGCTGGATGAGGCTTTTGCCAAGGGCGGAACGCTGTTCGCGGTCGGTGACCTGAAGCAGGCGATCTACCAGTTCCGCAAGGCTGACTACCGCATCATGCGCCACGTGATCCGCTGTATCACGGGCGCTGAGCACGAGCAGTGCCTTTCACCGAGCCTGACCGGCAGCATGGAGCTTAAGTCGCTGGATGAAAATCACCGCAGCGACGGTGTTATCCTTGACTACGTGGATCTATTATTCAAGGACCGGCTGAAGAAACAAGTGGGCACCGAACTGTTGCCCGAAGACCGGACCGGACTGACCGGATACCGGCAGCGCGTTGAACCGGCAAAGGCCGGTCTTGGTTATGTCCGGACCGTGGTAATCAAGGAGACCGAGGAAAGAGAGGAGAAACAGGTCCTGCTCGACATCGTGAAAGACGCCGGTCAGCGTCATGCTCTGAAAGATATCGCGGTCCTGACCTACGCCAACTGGGGCGTGGAAGAGATCGTCGCCTGGCTCACCGAAGCCAGGATCAATGCGGCCTCGTACAGCTCCCTGAGCATCAAGAAACGTAAGATCGTCATGGAGATCATCGGCTTACTGCAGTTCCTCGATTCGCCGGTCGATAACCTGAAATTCGCCGAATTCATAACCGGCGATATCTTCAGCCGCGCCGTCCAGGGCAGCCACGGCAAGACGGCCACGGACCGGATCCGTGACATGCTCGTCGAAAAAACTTTAAGCGGAGACGACACCTATTTCTATACCTGGCTCCGCGAACATGATGATTTTAGGGGATTGTGGGATCTTTATTTTGAGCGGCTCTACAAGATCGTCGGTTACTATCCTTTATACGATCTCGTTATCGAGGTCTACCGGACGTTCCGGGTGCTGGAGAATTTTCCCGATGAGACCGGATTTCTGGTGCGGTTCCTCGAGGCGATCGTGACCCTCGAAGGCCAGGGCATGAACGACATCAAGCAGTTCGCCGAGCTCGTGGCCGAAGAGGGTCAGGAAAATATATTGAATATCATGCTGCCTGACTACCTGGACGCGGTCAAGGTCATGACCTTTCATAAGGCAAAGGGACTGGGGTTCCCGGTGGTGGTCAATCTGTTCAGTGACAAAGGCGGCTTCAGCGACTGCATGTACTTTGACCGCGAAGGTGAAAACCTGCTGGTCAGGTATATCAATAAAAAGATGCAGGAACACAGCCCGCGTCTCACGAAAGTCTATTACGAATCGACACTGGACGAACGCATCCAGGAATTGAACGTGCAGTATGTCGCGCTCACGCGGGCAAAGAACGAACTGTACAACATTGTGGTCAGGGCGATCGAGGACGTATCTGTTGATGAGCCCGGCGGCAGCGCCGCGTCCGAAGTCAAAAAAGAGAAAGAAAAGGGAAAGAGAAAAACAAAGGCAAAAGCGAAAGTTGAGGAACTGGGCCCGCTCGACCTGTTCGAGACCTGTGAATACGGCAAGAAGGCTGCCGCTGCCGGCCCCAAAGCAGCATTGCCGCCGGCGCAGCCCGTAAGCGTGATCTTGCCGAAAAGAGGTGGTTTTGAATTCACGCAGTATCAGGAAAAAGGCTGGACCGTGGGCCGCAGGCAGGACACGGGCAAAGGCGATCTGATCCATGCGGTCCTGGCTGAGATCGAATACTTTGATGAAAGGACAGAAAAGTCATTGCCGGATCTGGTCAAGGATGTCCTTTGCCGCGGTCCGGAAAAATACGACCAATCCGAGTTCTCAAATGCGATCCGCATCTTCTTGAACATGCCCGGCGTGAAGCCGTGGTTTGAGAACGCAGAGGGACGCGCAGTACAGCGCGAGGCCGAGTTCGTCGGTCCCGATGGATCGTTATGCCGGATGGACAGGGTCGTCATTGACAGGGATAGCGTGACCTTGATCGATTTCAAAACGGGTGATAGAGGCGAAAAACTGGGCTATTACGAAAAACAGCTCAGGGATTACGGTTCTTTGCTCAAAGCCGTTCATGCCGGCAAAAGTATCCGCTTGCTTTTAGCGTTCGTTGATACCGGCAGGGTAGAGGAAGTGGCGTGA
- a CDS encoding DUF4388 domain-containing protein, with amino-acid sequence MALEGNLEDFELTDVFQLIQLGAKDGSLRIQTFADVGVVYFKGGMVVHAKTNTIKGEPAIDTILSWKRGRFVFNQSEESFEHTVDLPIQQVILEAARRIDELNKLQKLIPSFDVVVRIVEVPDAGVEKINLRPEEWKVLAFVDGTLTISDIARRVNISEFEASKVLYGLISTGLLRIVPKTTEEKKSTVAAPTIVIQKDKEDDDKKGGLFGIFKKK; translated from the coding sequence ATGGCACTCGAAGGCAATTTAGAAGATTTTGAGCTGACCGACGTCTTCCAGCTGATCCAACTGGGAGCCAAGGACGGCAGCCTGCGCATCCAGACGTTCGCGGACGTGGGCGTCGTTTACTTTAAGGGCGGCATGGTCGTCCACGCCAAGACGAATACGATCAAGGGGGAGCCCGCGATCGACACGATCCTGAGCTGGAAGCGCGGAAGGTTCGTGTTCAATCAGAGCGAGGAGAGTTTTGAACACACGGTCGACCTGCCCATTCAACAGGTAATACTGGAAGCCGCCCGGCGGATCGATGAGTTGAACAAACTGCAAAAATTGATACCTTCGTTCGACGTCGTGGTCAGGATCGTCGAGGTTCCGGATGCGGGAGTGGAGAAGATCAACTTGAGACCTGAAGAGTGGAAGGTCCTGGCGTTCGTGGACGGTACATTGACGATCAGCGATATTGCCAGGCGCGTGAACATTTCCGAATTCGAAGCTTCTAAAGTCCTTTATGGTCTGATCTCAACCGGGCTGCTCAGGATCGTACCCAAGACAACGGAAGAGAAAAAGTCAACGGTCGCCGCGCCCACGATCGTAATTCAGAAAGACAAGGAAGATGACGACAAAAAGGGCGGTCTGTTCGGGATCTTTAAGAAAAAATAA
- a CDS encoding PD-(D/E)XK nuclease family protein codes for MNQHYRLSPAVDMVEFIGQALLANPPFERTLIVFPGKRPGHFLYKYLADQLKTAFKPPGVMSADEFIDHLLDECRIARRMVEAIDCVALLHRLNQNEPSRVIGQSQSAMVLDEFLPWGFKLFSDFEELMINEVPADSLKTVETLVSEGLPAGIRARLIALSGLYEALYEQLEKHGLMTRSLKYRLAARHMENVKLSGYDRIILAGFFALTLAEKKIYIHLARDPRASFIFQEGPGIDAIIKDLGITPMETGGPAAEPRIEFHKAMDSHAEVFGLNQLVSAQEKLGERDVVVLPRSETLFPVINCTLGFVEEHNISMGYPVFRTPMNSLITALGRLLSNQQERGRDAGAEPEYESADYLRLVLHPYIKNLSFEGASYPTRIMFHAIEEILVGKNQRFISLVAIEQDQEIINRCAARLKDHGNGPVARGKIKDHLKKIHDTLIRSFTGVASIAGCTEKILDVISLVSLQSPANEHDYTAPFIKTVIDGLYDLAVSDLGKEKLASLDQYFHLIQGYLALISHPFKGTPVRGLQVLGFLETRNIKFDKVFLLDANEGVIPNTAKEDTTLPYAVRKALGLMTHEEREKIFRYYFDTLIKSCRTADIFYVEAADLEKSRFVERLIWDIQKPSKSLEYPASEIFFPVDFTQPEVMPAAKSARIAAYLASEKSRIFSASGLNDYLKCQLQYYYKKILGIKEREEISDEPDPMGIGNIVHDILLRFFVPWIGEPLDLSAADSKAMDQAVDAVFKERYRDIDRGPIYLIRSQVRRRLRNVVDFHRNMTGIKILECENITESGSIPDKFRLKYALLEISGGRSVTICGRLDRVDERQGSIRIVDYKTGTKSDMPSSDKFDLTLRDEWSATLKSVQLPLYIHLYLEEMDRDSKKLVRPGTKVQLSGINPGLMMIGLKEGIKEQWLFKEKMTEKDRGQVYGDYKKAVIQLIEEILDPEHPFMPPPDDKPCVNCAYKTFCGRQYVVKTW; via the coding sequence GTGAACCAGCACTATCGTCTTTCCCCGGCGGTCGACATGGTCGAATTCATCGGCCAGGCATTGCTGGCAAACCCGCCTTTTGAGCGGACACTGATCGTGTTCCCGGGGAAGCGACCCGGTCATTTCCTGTACAAGTACCTCGCTGATCAGCTCAAGACCGCTTTTAAACCACCCGGGGTCATGTCGGCGGATGAATTTATTGATCACCTGCTGGACGAATGCCGCATTGCCCGGCGCATGGTGGAGGCGATCGACTGCGTGGCATTACTGCATCGTTTGAACCAGAACGAACCGAGCCGGGTCATCGGGCAGTCCCAATCCGCCATGGTGCTGGATGAATTCCTACCCTGGGGCTTCAAACTTTTTTCGGATTTCGAGGAACTGATGATCAACGAGGTCCCGGCTGATAGTTTGAAAACAGTGGAGACGCTTGTCTCCGAAGGGCTGCCGGCAGGGATCAGGGCCAGACTGATCGCCCTGTCCGGACTGTACGAGGCTTTGTACGAACAGCTGGAAAAGCACGGGCTAATGACCCGTTCGCTTAAATACCGGCTGGCAGCACGGCACATGGAGAACGTCAAACTATCAGGATATGACCGTATCATACTCGCCGGTTTTTTCGCACTCACTTTAGCGGAAAAGAAGATCTATATACATCTCGCCCGAGATCCGCGTGCGAGCTTCATATTCCAGGAAGGACCGGGCATAGACGCGATCATCAAGGATCTTGGTATTACACCGATGGAAACCGGTGGACCTGCGGCTGAGCCGCGGATCGAATTTCACAAAGCCATGGACAGTCATGCCGAGGTCTTTGGTTTGAACCAGCTGGTGAGCGCTCAAGAAAAACTGGGCGAACGCGACGTGGTCGTACTGCCCCGGTCTGAGACCCTGTTCCCGGTGATCAACTGCACGCTCGGGTTCGTTGAAGAACACAATATTTCCATGGGTTATCCGGTTTTCCGGACGCCCATGAACAGCCTGATCACGGCCCTGGGCAGGCTTCTTTCAAACCAGCAGGAACGCGGCAGGGACGCTGGCGCGGAGCCGGAGTACGAATCAGCGGATTACCTGCGTTTGGTTCTTCATCCGTACATCAAGAACCTGAGCTTTGAAGGCGCCAGCTATCCCACCCGGATCATGTTTCACGCGATCGAGGAAATTCTCGTCGGCAAGAACCAGCGGTTCATCTCGCTTGTGGCCATCGAGCAGGATCAGGAGATCATCAACCGGTGCGCCGCGCGGCTGAAAGATCACGGGAATGGACCGGTCGCGCGGGGAAAGATAAAAGATCACCTTAAAAAGATCCATGACACGCTGATCCGGTCTTTCACCGGGGTTGCGAGCATCGCCGGCTGCACTGAAAAAATCCTGGATGTCATCTCGCTCGTATCCCTCCAGAGCCCGGCGAACGAACACGATTACACCGCGCCGTTCATAAAGACCGTGATCGACGGATTGTACGATCTGGCCGTCTCGGACCTGGGAAAAGAAAAACTGGCATCGCTTGATCAGTATTTCCACCTGATCCAGGGATACCTGGCATTGATCAGCCATCCTTTCAAGGGAACGCCCGTGCGCGGCCTGCAGGTCCTGGGGTTTCTGGAGACGCGGAATATCAAGTTCGACAAGGTATTCCTGCTGGACGCGAACGAAGGCGTCATTCCGAATACAGCAAAAGAAGACACGACCCTGCCTTACGCCGTGCGCAAAGCCCTGGGGTTGATGACGCACGAGGAACGCGAAAAAATATTTCGCTATTATTTCGACACGCTGATAAAATCCTGCCGGACCGCTGATATTTTCTATGTCGAGGCCGCCGATCTGGAAAAAAGCCGCTTTGTGGAACGGCTGATCTGGGACATTCAGAAACCGTCAAAAAGCCTTGAATACCCGGCTTCCGAGATATTCTTTCCGGTGGACTTTACCCAGCCCGAGGTGATGCCCGCAGCAAAAAGCGCGCGGATCGCCGCGTATTTGGCGAGCGAGAAATCCCGTATCTTTTCGGCTTCCGGCCTGAATGATTATCTCAAATGTCAATTGCAATATTACTACAAAAAGATCCTGGGCATCAAGGAAAGAGAAGAAATCAGCGATGAGCCAGATCCGATGGGCATTGGCAACATCGTGCACGATATCCTGCTGAGGTTCTTTGTTCCATGGATCGGCGAGCCGCTCGATCTCTCCGCGGCTGATTCGAAGGCGATGGACCAGGCTGTGGATGCCGTTTTCAAGGAACGCTACCGGGATATCGACCGGGGTCCTATTTACCTCATCAGATCGCAGGTCAGGCGCCGGTTGCGGAACGTGGTCGATTTTCACAGAAATATGACCGGCATCAAGATCCTCGAGTGCGAGAATATCACTGAATCGGGATCGATACCGGATAAGTTCAGACTGAAATACGCGCTGCTTGAGATCTCCGGCGGCCGCAGCGTGACCATCTGCGGCCGGCTCGACCGGGTCGACGAACGCCAGGGTTCGATCCGGATCGTGGACTATAAGACAGGTACCAAAAGCGATATGCCGAGTTCCGACAAGTTCGATCTTACGCTGCGCGACGAATGGTCCGCGACTCTCAAGTCAGTGCAGCTGCCTTTATACATCCATCTTTACCTGGAAGAAATGGACCGGGATAGCAAAAAGTTAGTGCGACCGGGTACGAAGGTTCAGTTAAGCGGTATCAATCCGGGGTTGATGATGATCGGTCTGAAAGAAGGTATCAAGGAGCAGTGGCTTTTCAAAGAGAAAATGACCGAAAAAGACCGCGGTCAAGTTTACGGGGATTACAAAAAGGCGGTCATCCAGCTCATTGAAGAGATCCTGGACCCGGAGCATCCGTTCATGCCGCCGCCGGACGATAAACCGTGCGTAAATTGCGCTTATAAGACGTTCTGCGGACGTCAGTACGTCGTGAAAACCTGGTAA